The Thermotoga maritima MSB8 region TTTCAGGATCAATCACTGGACAGAGAGCTCACCGCGTATGAAAACATGTACATACACGGAAAAATATACGGCTACGGTGGAGAAAAACTCAAAAAGAGAATCCTTGAACTTCTCGAGTTCGTGGAACTTCTGGAGTTCAAAGACAAACCGGTCAAAACGTTCAGTGGTGGCATGGCAAGAAGACTCGAAATAGCTCGCTCCTTGATACATGAACCAGAAGTTCTCTTTCTCGACGAACCCACTATTGGTCTCGATCCACACACAAGAGCGCATATGTGGGAATACATCTCGAAAATGAAAAAAGAACACAACATGACAATCTTTCTCACCACCCATTACATGGACGAGGCAGAACAGCTTGCTGACAGAGTGGCGATCATAGATCACGGGAAAATCATAGCACTCGGAACTCCAACCGAGTTGAAGAGAATGGTCGGAAAAGAGATTATCTACGTGAGATTCTCTGAAGCCGTTGAATGTCTCGAAGGCGACTTCATAGAGTCGTGTAGAAAACTCCCCGATGGAAGGCTGGAGCTGAATGTGGAAGATTCTGGAAGGGCGATACCAAAGATTTTCGAACTGGCACAGCAGAAGGGTTTGAAAATAGAAGAAATCACCTATCATAAACCCACGCTCAACGATGTTTTCCTCCATCTCACAGGAAGGGAGCTCAGAGAGGAAGGACCGGAGAACTCTTTCAAAACCATGGCAAGAATGAGAATGAGGATGAGGAGGTAATAGCATGGCAGCCTTTGTGACGATGATCTACAGGCAGTTCATGAGATTCTTGAGATCACGCTCGAGAGTCATTGGAATGATAATAAACCCTCTGATATGGATCATCTTCTTCGGGCTGGGATGGAGCAAAGTTTTCGATAATCCCTGGGCGAAAATGATGTTTGGTGGAGTGGATTACCTGACTTACCTTGCACCTGGTATCTTCGCCATGACAGTTTTCAACATGAGTTTTATCAGCGGTGTGAGTTTGATCTGGGACAAACAGTTTGGCTTCTTCAAAGAGGTTCTGGTGGCTCCCTCTTCACGAAGACTCAGCATCACAGGTAGAATCGTTGGAGACGCGATCGTTACCGTTTTACAGGGCCTTATAATCCTCGTCTTCAACTACTTCCTCGCAGAAAGTCTGAAAATATCCGGACTACTTCCCGCTCTCGCCGTTGGATTTCTCATGTCAGTTACCATTGCAAGCTTTGGTATTGCACTTGCTTTGAAGATGGAAAGCACTGAGGGATTCCAGATGATCATGATGACTCTGATGATGCCTCTGGTCTTTCTGAGCGGTGCAATGTATCCTATCGATTCCATGCCAAACTGGATGAAGGCTCTTGCCTATATAAATCCTCTCACCTACGCGGTGGACGCCTCGAGAGGGTACCTGGTGGGAGAAAAAGTGATGAAGTTCTCTTTCGGCCTCGACTGGGGAATTCTCTCAATCTTGATGCTGGTGGGGCTCATCCTCGCGATGGAAAGCTTCGAAAGAGCAAGGATAAGTTGAAATATCAACAGCAAAAACGAAGGCAGGGGATTTCCCTGCCTTTTTGCAGGTATAATGAAATCGATGAGTTCATCAAGGGGTGGCACCTATGAAGATTGGACTTATTCTGGAAGGAACGTATCCTTACGTAACAGGCGGGGTTTCAAACTGGGTTCACACGCTGTTGACAAATCTTCCAGAATTTGAGTTTGAAATATACCATCTGAAAGCTGTCACAGAACCACAGACAATCAAGTACAAGATCCCAGAAAATGTGACAGCTGTACACGAGCTGAATATATTTGGTGATTTTGAATCTGACAGTTCACAAAAAGCAAATTTAGAGTCTCTTGAAAGAATAGTTTCACAACTTTCTATTGAAAGAGATATACGTTCAATCGTCTCTTTCGCAATAGACTTCATCAGGGAAAACGCGGGGAAAAACGTTCGAAAAATGCTGAAAACGAAGGGATTCTGGAACATTTTGTTGAAAATATACGAAGAATTCTTCTCGGAAAGAGGTCTTACCGAATTCTATTGGATGATAATGAACCTTTTCCTTCCTGTGGTTAATGTTCTCCAGTTTGTACCAAACAGATGTGATTTGTTCCACGTTCCAAGCACAGGATACGCTTCCTTGGTAGGTATGAACGGAAAATTTGTTCATGACGTTCCTCTTGTGATAACAGAGCACGGTATTTATCACAAAGAGCGAGAAAGAGAGATAATCCTCTCCACCTGGGTACCAGATGCTTATAAACCCATGTGGATCGAACTTTTTCGAATTATAAGCATGATCGCCTATAGAGTTTCTGACGCTCTCACCACTCTTTACAGAAAAAACCAGATTTATCAACTCGAGCTCGGTGCTGATCCGGAAAAAATGTTCATCATACCAAACGGAATAAACGTGGAAGAATACGATCTTCCTCCAGAGAAACACGAAGGATTCGTGGTGGGATTTGTGGGACGCGTTGCCAGAATAAAAGATCTTAAAACCGCCATAAGAGCTATCAGTATTGTCAAGGAAGTGGTTGGAGAAAAACTGACATTTTTGATAATAGGACCGGTCGACGCGGAAGATTATCTTGCCGAATGTAAAAGACTTGTCAGGGTTCTTCGACTAGAAGATACCGTTGAATTTCTAGGTCCTCAAAACGTGAAGGAGTACTACCCCAAGTTTGATCTTCTTCTTTTAAGCAGTGTTTCGGAAGGACAACCACTTGTGATACTCGAGGCGATGGCAGCAGGCGTTCCCATCGTTGCCACTGATGTGGGAGCATGCAGAGACATAATCTACGACAAAGACGGACAGTGCGGTATAGTCGTCCCTCCAAAAGATCATCTTTCAATGTCAAAGGCTATCATAAAACTATATGAGGATAAAGAATTGAGAGATACTTTCTCGAAAAACGCAAAAAAGGTGGTCCAGAAGTACAGAGTGGAAACTATGATTGAGAAGTACCGGAATCTTTATCTTTCTCTGACTTCGAAAAAAACAGTTTCAACTGTCTGAGCTCAGGGTAATTTCTTCGTTTTAGAAGTTCGAATAGAAGTGTTCTGTAAATCAGTGGAGATCTCGTTTGTTTCAATCCTTCCCAAAGCACTTCCAGGTTCCGTTCTACTCTATATTTCATGATGAAGTATCTTTCGTCCTTGCCCAGCAACTTCAAGCGGTCCAGCAGCAGAAATCTGTAGTATTCTTTCAATTTGCCCGACACAAAATCCGCTTCCAGATAATCCCATACTCTCTCGTAGAGTTCCTCACTTTTATCATCGAGATTTTCGATATTTAAAAGAATCTCTTCCTCTTTTTCGAAAGATTTTTCCACTCTCTCAATACTTTCAGTCGTATAGAGTCCAACATCGACACCTGAGTTTTTCATCAATCTTTTCGAGGCAGAAATCAACCTTTCTGGAGGCACTTTTCCTTTTTCAACATCTTCAGATAGTCTCAAAATCGATCTCTTCTTGTCTTCATCCTGACCGAAGAAAATAGCTTCTTTGAACGATCTTTTCATCAAGTTTATTCTTTCGACTTTTTGGGGTTTTCCCACCCCCTCGAAGCGGAGCTTTTTCTTTTTGAGAGGTACCACGAGGCCGAGAGGATACGTCATGATGGCGATCACTATCTGCGACACATCTCTATTCACGAGGAAACTTATCACGAGATTCAAACAGAGGATCATTATGAAAAAGGGATTCTCCCCTTGAAGCAAAAGTCCTATGTTTAAAACTCCTAGTGCGAAATTAATGAGATTCACAATCCACAATTTCGACTTCACTTATCTCACTCTCCAAGCGCTTTTTTATGATGTTGAATCCTATCTCATCGCATAGGGGGAAGAGAAGCTTCAAAAGCAGATACTCTCCGTCTTCAGACATCTTCGTTG contains the following coding sequences:
- a CDS encoding ATP-binding cassette domain-containing protein; its protein translation is MEDIIVVENLVKKFGDFEAVKGVSFSVKKGEIFAFLGPNGAGKTTTIHMLTTLLKPTSGKAWVAGHDVLKEPREVRRKIGIVFQDQSLDRELTAYENMYIHGKIYGYGGEKLKKRILELLEFVELLEFKDKPVKTFSGGMARRLEIARSLIHEPEVLFLDEPTIGLDPHTRAHMWEYISKMKKEHNMTIFLTTHYMDEAEQLADRVAIIDHGKIIALGTPTELKRMVGKEIIYVRFSEAVECLEGDFIESCRKLPDGRLELNVEDSGRAIPKIFELAQQKGLKIEEITYHKPTLNDVFLHLTGRELREEGPENSFKTMARMRMRMRR
- a CDS encoding ABC transporter permease, producing MAAFVTMIYRQFMRFLRSRSRVIGMIINPLIWIIFFGLGWSKVFDNPWAKMMFGGVDYLTYLAPGIFAMTVFNMSFISGVSLIWDKQFGFFKEVLVAPSSRRLSITGRIVGDAIVTVLQGLIILVFNYFLAESLKISGLLPALAVGFLMSVTIASFGIALALKMESTEGFQMIMMTLMMPLVFLSGAMYPIDSMPNWMKALAYINPLTYAVDASRGYLVGEKVMKFSFGLDWGILSILMLVGLILAMESFERARIS
- the pelF gene encoding GT4 family glycosyltransferase PelF, whose protein sequence is MKIGLILEGTYPYVTGGVSNWVHTLLTNLPEFEFEIYHLKAVTEPQTIKYKIPENVTAVHELNIFGDFESDSSQKANLESLERIVSQLSIERDIRSIVSFAIDFIRENAGKNVRKMLKTKGFWNILLKIYEEFFSERGLTEFYWMIMNLFLPVVNVLQFVPNRCDLFHVPSTGYASLVGMNGKFVHDVPLVITEHGIYHKEREREIILSTWVPDAYKPMWIELFRIISMIAYRVSDALTTLYRKNQIYQLELGADPEKMFIIPNGINVEEYDLPPEKHEGFVVGFVGRVARIKDLKTAIRAISIVKEVVGEKLTFLIIGPVDAEDYLAECKRLVRVLRLEDTVEFLGPQNVKEYYPKFDLLLLSSVSEGQPLVILEAMAAGVPIVATDVGACRDIIYDKDGQCGIVVPPKDHLSMSKAIIKLYEDKELRDTFSKNAKKVVQKYRVETMIEKYRNLYLSLTSKKTVSTV